In Candidatus Aminicenantes bacterium, the following proteins share a genomic window:
- a CDS encoding O-antigen ligase family protein → MFETLIALLVTRSALEIFTTVRLGPLNFNIPALTGLALLAMAAWVLLRRGKTAWHPLLTGWMVWLLVLLPFVFLSWRGFGSEGLLAVREWVRLLSIPAVFLLAYNLRPRVGRRGGPALLFLALPIPLLAAVYQAVFRKGWVIGTEFRLMGTLSHPNSLGIFLIFFIALTYERSRRSNHPLWTVLIAVELVFLVGTLNIGGYFMLGVLLLWIFLREEKSGRGLIVGLAALFALILLINRQAPAKMKTVQSFAPAEVTAAVVEYKYGTSVGWRFANWSNLIDLWKQKKWLGYGLHTTSIINPWRTNQKIGFAPHNDFIRYLVETGIIGLAAFAGFILFSFLIILKAALKARPARGAPMLWVLAGVFLAWQGGSLG, encoded by the coding sequence ATGTTCGAAACCCTCATCGCTCTGCTCGTCACCCGAAGCGCGCTCGAGATTTTCACAACCGTCCGGCTCGGCCCGCTGAATTTCAACATCCCCGCGCTGACCGGCCTGGCGCTGCTGGCCATGGCGGCCTGGGTCCTTCTCCGGCGGGGCAAGACGGCCTGGCATCCGCTGCTTACGGGCTGGATGGTCTGGCTTCTCGTCCTTCTACCCTTCGTCTTCTTAAGCTGGCGGGGGTTCGGGAGCGAGGGCCTTCTGGCCGTCCGCGAGTGGGTCCGGCTGCTGTCGATCCCCGCGGTCTTCCTGCTGGCTTACAACCTGCGGCCCCGGGTCGGTCGCCGGGGCGGGCCGGCGCTCCTTTTCCTGGCGCTTCCCATCCCCCTCCTGGCCGCCGTCTACCAGGCGGTCTTCCGCAAGGGCTGGGTCATCGGGACGGAATTCCGGCTGATGGGGACGCTCTCCCATCCGAACTCGCTCGGCATCTTCCTGATATTTTTCATCGCCCTGACGTACGAGCGGTCGCGACGCTCGAACCATCCCCTGTGGACGGTTCTTATCGCGGTGGAATTGGTCTTCCTGGTGGGCACGCTGAACATCGGCGGGTATTTCATGCTGGGGGTCCTGCTCCTCTGGATCTTCCTGCGCGAGGAGAAAAGCGGCCGAGGTCTTATCGTCGGGCTGGCGGCGCTTTTTGCTCTGATCCTGCTCATCAACCGCCAGGCGCCGGCCAAGATGAAGACGGTCCAATCTTTCGCGCCGGCCGAGGTGACAGCGGCTGTGGTGGAGTACAAGTACGGCACCTCGGTCGGCTGGCGGTTCGCCAACTGGTCCAACCTGATCGACCTCTGGAAGCAGAAGAAGTGGCTGGGGTACGGCCTGCACACGACCTCGATCATCAACCCGTGGAGGACGAATCAGAAAATCGGGTTTGCTCCCCACAATGACTTTATCCGGTATCTCGTCGAGACGGGGATTATCGGGCTGGCCGCCTTCGCCGGCTTCATCCTGTTCTCATTTCTGATCATCCTGAAGGCGGCCTTGAAGGCGCGCCCGGCCCGCGGGGCGCCCATGCTCTGGGTGCTGGCCGGGGTGTTCCTGGCTTGGCAGGGAGGCAGCCTGGGC
- a CDS encoding glycosyltransferase family 1 protein, whose amino-acid sequence MNLSPISWPERTGISSYVYQLVRAYASDPAKAEAMAGFVYSRRKAAQSTVEDLAGFPIRSLRLPEKATFRLLRLPHLNRWGMAGLRVYHETSLYPRPVPPACKMIYTLYDVLPLIHPDWYSPFSVREYKSALNRASRTAGRIIVQSRAALRDVLQAAPRLEKKLIFIPNGVDRREFRPDIPAETVKGALAGLGLKPPYILFTGAIQPRKNVDGLIRAFLHLIGDIPHTLVLAGPVGWKGREILAAIEDDSARGRIRHLGFVPAQWLPALYQAADLYVFPSRGEGFGLTVLEAMASGVPVVTSSVSAMPEVAGQAALLVHPDDGEALAAAMRRTLEDRDLRRTMIEAGLRRAGEFPWSRTADLTWKLYEEAKEPA is encoded by the coding sequence ATGAATTTGTCGCCAATTAGTTGGCCGGAGAGGACCGGGATCTCGAGCTATGTCTACCAGCTTGTGCGGGCTTATGCCTCCGATCCGGCCAAGGCTGAGGCGATGGCCGGATTCGTTTACAGCCGGCGGAAAGCGGCCCAAAGCACGGTGGAGGATCTGGCCGGGTTTCCCATAAGGTCCCTGCGACTGCCCGAGAAGGCGACTTTCAGGCTGCTCCGCTTGCCGCATCTCAACCGCTGGGGTATGGCCGGACTCCGGGTTTATCACGAGACGTCACTCTATCCGCGGCCGGTGCCTCCAGCTTGCAAGATGATCTACACGCTCTACGACGTCCTGCCGCTCATACATCCAGACTGGTACTCGCCGTTCTCAGTGCGTGAATATAAATCCGCCTTAAACCGGGCCTCCCGCACGGCCGGCCGGATCATCGTGCAGTCGCGGGCGGCCCTGCGGGATGTCCTTCAGGCGGCCCCCCGGCTGGAAAAGAAGCTTATATTCATCCCCAACGGTGTCGACAGACGGGAGTTCCGGCCCGATATCCCCGCCGAGACCGTCAAGGGAGCCCTGGCCGGGCTGGGGCTTAAGCCGCCTTACATCCTTTTCACGGGGGCGATCCAGCCCCGCAAAAACGTGGACGGCCTCATTCGGGCTTTCCTGCACCTCATCGGCGACATCCCGCACACGCTCGTCTTGGCCGGGCCCGTCGGCTGGAAGGGCAGGGAGATCCTGGCCGCGATCGAGGATGATTCCGCGCGGGGGCGCATCCGCCACCTCGGCTTCGTCCCGGCCCAGTGGCTCCCCGCCTTGTATCAGGCGGCCGACCTGTATGTCTTTCCTTCGCGGGGGGAGGGATTCGGACTGACGGTTCTGGAGGCCATGGCCAGCGGAGTTCCGGTCGTGACCTCGTCGGTCTCGGCCATGCCGGAAGTGGCCGGCCAAGCCGCTCTCCTCGTCCACCCGGACGACGGCGAGGCCCTGGCCGCGGCCATGCGACGCACGCTCGAGGACCGGGATCTGCGGCGGACGATGATCGAAGCAGGCCTGCGCCGGGCGGGCGAATTCCCCTGGTCCCGGACGGCGGACCTGACCTGGAAGCTATACGAGGAAGCGAAGGAGCCGGCCTGA